A genomic region of Fodinisporobacter ferrooxydans contains the following coding sequences:
- a CDS encoding IS1634 family transposase, with amino-acid sequence MNLSDLHIEVRMAKSAPIVAGLCADLQIASIIDRFVEWDPHRTKVSPGIRIVALIVNFLVQRKPLYKIERFYANMDCEWLFGQGFLADELNDDRLAAALDKLADADPWRIYHEIALGTPEAQFDTFDRLLHFDTTSISVQGSYEDSELEDSPLKIVRGYSKDLRADLKQFMYGLGSIGGIPLFADVMNGNTSDKPWYSDLTGRIDRLLSPEAWNSIVVVADSAFVTEENLQTYEKRSFISRLPDTYNLCKQLKDRAFQQEEQFVDLGVLGSARKNSATYRIQSFKEELYERAYRFVVVQTSHLDERKAKRLMKQIADEAEQLTKEIEKQQAIEFHCEPDATVALTQFLHDHKAKFHQINGHVQSEKVVKRRRGRPSKNNTYGQLVEKDIWRICIQFNQDDETIARTKQREGTFVLISNVDKSNKSDEKLVTDYKSQIQVENLFRAVKHPFLMYGIFLKNPKRVQAMAYVFLFALLVYAILQQRIRRGLDTESQPLILNGVKILSPTGWTILEEFENVTHIIVRLPDGQTHHRLDGITEGAIRILRWLQLQRKSLLTAAGLQEPTG; translated from the coding sequence ATGAATCTATCAGATCTTCACATTGAAGTACGAATGGCCAAGTCTGCGCCTATTGTAGCTGGACTCTGTGCAGATTTGCAAATTGCATCCATCATTGATCGATTTGTTGAGTGGGATCCACATCGAACCAAAGTTAGCCCAGGAATTCGTATCGTTGCTTTGATTGTTAACTTTCTCGTACAACGTAAACCACTTTATAAAATTGAGAGATTCTACGCTAATATGGACTGTGAATGGCTGTTTGGTCAAGGTTTTTTAGCAGACGAATTGAATGATGATCGCCTTGCGGCTGCTCTTGATAAGCTTGCAGATGCAGATCCTTGGCGAATTTATCATGAGATCGCTTTAGGTACGCCGGAGGCGCAATTTGATACATTTGATCGGTTGCTCCACTTCGATACAACTTCCATTTCTGTGCAGGGTAGTTACGAGGACTCCGAGTTGGAAGACTCTCCACTTAAAATTGTACGAGGATATAGTAAAGACCTGCGTGCTGACCTGAAACAGTTCATGTATGGACTTGGAAGCATTGGCGGAATTCCATTGTTTGCTGACGTGATGAATGGCAATACGAGTGACAAACCCTGGTACTCCGATTTGACGGGGCGCATCGACAGGTTATTATCTCCTGAGGCTTGGAATTCCATTGTTGTCGTCGCTGATTCCGCATTTGTAACGGAAGAGAATCTGCAAACCTATGAGAAACGTTCGTTTATAAGCCGCCTACCGGATACATACAACCTGTGTAAGCAGCTAAAAGACCGAGCCTTTCAACAGGAGGAGCAGTTTGTAGATCTTGGAGTCTTGGGTAGTGCGAGAAAAAACAGTGCTACGTATCGAATTCAAAGCTTCAAAGAAGAACTCTATGAACGTGCGTATCGGTTTGTGGTTGTCCAAACCTCACATCTGGATGAGCGAAAAGCAAAGCGTTTAATGAAACAAATCGCAGATGAGGCAGAGCAGCTTACCAAGGAAATAGAAAAGCAGCAAGCCATAGAGTTTCATTGCGAACCCGATGCAACCGTAGCACTCACGCAATTTTTGCATGATCACAAGGCGAAGTTTCATCAGATTAACGGCCATGTTCAGTCTGAGAAAGTAGTCAAGCGGCGGCGTGGACGCCCTTCGAAAAACAACACATATGGACAATTAGTAGAGAAAGACATATGGCGAATTTGCATTCAGTTCAACCAGGATGATGAGACCATTGCCCGAACCAAGCAACGAGAAGGGACATTCGTCCTGATTAGTAACGTAGACAAATCAAACAAATCGGATGAAAAGCTAGTAACGGACTACAAAAGTCAGATTCAAGTGGAAAATCTATTTCGTGCGGTGAAGCACCCTTTTCTTATGTATGGCATTTTTCTTAAGAATCCTAAGCGAGTACAGGCGATGGCCTATGTGTTTCTGTTTGCACTTTTGGTTTATGCAATCTTACAACAGCGAATTCGCCGAGGATTGGACACTGAGTCACAACCGCTTATACTAAACGGAGTGAAAATCTTGTCTCCGACAGGGTGGACGATTCTGGAGGAGTTTGAAAATGTAACCCACATCATCGTTCGGCTTCCAGATGGGCAGACCCACCATCGACTAGATGGAATAACCGAAGGTGCGATTCGAATCCTTAGGTGGTTACAATTACAACGTAAATCTTTACTCACTGCAGCTGGATTGCAGGAGCCGACAGGATAG
- a CDS encoding transposase, protein MQLENAVINQSTCNCQKILTDDNVGLLRKSNSVSYVAHKVAVVCGVKGELPLSRTVFKGNQSDSITFEETLKDFKQAIPEQVVRAVKYVTADGIYQSADNQQHAKELLNAKLIAPINPRKIKEKLVDIRGVEKITSYGVPVCMSGHSMQLKGYDAAKEQFVWVCPVFHDKYRKEGLTCSAACHTKCCNQAKTGRTVRIERSLTPQIDPEFPQHLSSFKDIYKERTAIERVFAQLKDGFSMRRVHKRGKQAVEAHMDRCITISHLLAFVSVMETGQLYRGWARFSA, encoded by the coding sequence ATGCAACTCGAAAATGCTGTGATCAACCAATCAACCTGTAATTGTCAGAAGATCCTTACAGATGACAACGTAGGGTTGCTGCGTAAAAGTAATAGCGTTAGCTATGTTGCCCATAAAGTAGCTGTCGTGTGCGGAGTCAAAGGCGAACTTCCCTTGTCCCGAACGGTGTTTAAAGGAAACCAGTCCGATTCCATAACGTTTGAAGAAACACTTAAAGATTTCAAACAAGCCATCCCAGAGCAGGTAGTACGAGCAGTCAAATATGTGACAGCTGATGGAATTTATCAAAGTGCTGATAATCAACAACATGCCAAAGAATTATTAAATGCAAAGTTAATTGCTCCGATTAATCCACGCAAGATAAAGGAAAAACTTGTGGATATACGTGGGGTGGAAAAGATCACCTCCTACGGAGTTCCCGTTTGTATGAGTGGCCACTCCATGCAATTGAAAGGATATGATGCCGCAAAAGAACAATTTGTATGGGTCTGTCCGGTATTTCATGATAAATATCGTAAAGAAGGTCTAACTTGCTCGGCAGCTTGCCATACCAAGTGCTGCAACCAGGCAAAAACAGGTAGGACTGTGCGGATCGAAAGAAGCCTGACACCTCAAATTGATCCTGAATTTCCTCAGCATTTGTCCTCTTTCAAGGATATCTATAAAGAGCGAACGGCTATTGAACGAGTGTTTGCTCAACTGAAAGATGGATTCAGTATGAGACGGGTTCATAAAAGAGGAAAACAGGCCGTTGAGGCCCATATGGATCGATGCATCACAATTTCCCATTTGCTAGCTTTTGTCTCAGTAATGGAAACGGGACAACTTTACCGTGGATGGGCAAGATTTTCTGCATAA
- a CDS encoding glycosyltransferase family 4 protein — translation MKVFLDTTALRNGSEYRGIGRYIQVLLGLREQFNIDLITTDEIYPESPLNDIANEMSNTNLIKQYLKTKLPDPLLYPLRFMSSARHFKRTHYHPSYMAIPKDVDIIHAPANFFPYSLQDHPAKKVVSILDVIPFVENGRYVSEKITWFTKRSFQSVNFADMVITISEHSKLDIIKYLNVSPEKIVVTPLGFDPKLSKIVPSEEQINKIIQQYHLNEPYILYVGAIEKRKNINNLIRSFARLQDSNLKLILAGKTHEDFESFLRITLDLGIQNKVVFTGYVDDSVLTILYRKAKAFVFPTFYEGFGLPVLEAMSFGIPVMTSNTSSLPEVCEDAAILVDPHSIDSMVQGLMKLVYDENIREYCIKRGFERSQLFDWNIFFNKTLYTYRKIFNFNELI, via the coding sequence ATGAAAGTTTTTTTGGATACGACGGCTCTTAGAAACGGTAGTGAGTATCGAGGGATTGGACGTTATATACAAGTTCTATTAGGATTGAGAGAACAATTCAACATAGATCTGATCACTACGGATGAAATATACCCCGAGAGCCCTTTAAATGATATAGCAAATGAAATGTCCAATACTAATTTGATTAAGCAGTACTTAAAAACCAAATTGCCTGATCCATTACTTTATCCATTGCGGTTTATGAGCTCGGCACGACATTTTAAACGGACTCATTACCATCCGTCATATATGGCAATTCCGAAAGACGTAGATATCATTCATGCGCCGGCCAATTTTTTTCCGTATTCACTTCAGGATCATCCGGCGAAGAAGGTTGTTTCAATTCTTGATGTTATACCGTTTGTTGAGAACGGTAGATATGTCTCTGAGAAAATAACCTGGTTTACAAAACGGTCGTTTCAATCGGTGAATTTTGCGGATATGGTCATCACAATATCTGAACACTCTAAACTCGATATAATAAAATATTTAAACGTATCGCCAGAAAAAATTGTTGTCACTCCATTGGGGTTTGATCCAAAATTGAGTAAAATTGTTCCTTCGGAAGAGCAAATCAATAAGATTATTCAACAATATCATCTTAATGAACCATATATTCTTTATGTGGGTGCAATTGAAAAAAGGAAAAACATAAACAATCTTATTCGATCATTTGCAAGGCTACAAGATTCAAATTTAAAGCTTATATTGGCTGGAAAAACACATGAAGATTTTGAATCCTTTTTAAGGATTACTTTGGACTTAGGTATTCAAAATAAGGTGGTATTCACTGGATACGTAGATGATTCTGTACTTACTATATTGTATAGGAAAGCAAAAGCGTTTGTTTTTCCGACGTTTTATGAGGGATTTGGTCTTCCGGTTCTAGAAGCAATGAGTTTTGGGATACCCGTGATGACATCAAACACTTCATCATTACCTGAAGTTTGTGAAGATGCGGCGATTTTAGTTGATCCACATAGTATTGATTCAATGGTACAAGGGTTAATGAAATTAGTATATGATGAAAACATTCGAGAATATTGTATAAAAAGAGGATTCGAACGTTCTCAGCTTTTTGATTGGAATATTTTTTTTAATAAAACTTTGTATACTTATCGAAAAATTTTTAATTTTAATGAGTTAATATAA
- a CDS encoding glycosyltransferase, translated as MKIALDIQPMQTEHSRNRGIGFYNLNLFKYILTLDSNENNNNYTLLHTQPNFIFENTGFANNYWMYFGPFHLGIKSELQREIGKNLMRKFLRDFDVELFHFTSPFDDVDIFYQEWYKDYKTIATVYDLIPLIFNKHYLCNPEIKAWYMRRLEFLKSVDRFVAISNSVKNDMVNFLGILDKQIDVIYAGVDSDFKSINVAEKDIEKIKISYGITKPFIMCTGGVDFRKNIEGLIEAYSLLPQVLRNKFQLVIVCKVTDSEAAWFRTLAEKFDLQNQLILTNFVPKKDLILLYNIATIFAFPSKYEGFGLPVLEALSCGLPVLASNVSSIPEIVGDAGILVNPDSVEDIAKGITRLLEEPNLRDELKFKAIEQSKKFSWQKTSELLLESYSKLRQVDPGRNFIEKIKKRIAFFSPLRPINSGISDYSEELLKELKNYYDIDLIIDDYTPSNAFIKAHFNIINAIEFQPQKYETIIYQIGNSTYHTYMFPFMEVYPGITVLHDANLHGLMYHIGISGKKEVYINEMEYCYGELGKEEAIQVLSGQLPPRFEELSLLQRVIDNSKAIIVHSRMTSGNLAVQYSNIPIYYVPMGVDPVNVLNSEEKENIKKSLGYNDHLIIGTFGIIAPSKRIRELIVAYAESLPLFQTKTKLLIVGQCDESYKEELNRCIKDLRLESNILIAGEVSKEKYDQYLMISDIAVSLRYPHKGETSAALIRAISAAKPIIVTNIGTLGQIPDDFSIKVSYNDQEILTIKEALVTLVNDVTLREKMSNKALGFFRENHLVKQSAYCYKEIIDLQERVSINKKLDSSVITRVSEEYKKHSNTISRQDLNRLARLLMRLNVSVLGDK; from the coding sequence GTGAAGATTGCATTAGATATTCAGCCAATGCAAACTGAGCATTCTCGTAATAGAGGGATAGGCTTTTATAATTTAAATCTTTTTAAATACATTTTAACTCTCGATAGCAATGAAAATAATAACAATTATACTCTTCTTCATACACAACCGAATTTTATCTTTGAAAATACTGGGTTTGCAAATAATTATTGGATGTATTTTGGTCCATTTCATTTAGGGATAAAAAGTGAATTGCAAAGAGAAATTGGAAAAAATTTGATGAGGAAATTTTTGCGTGATTTCGACGTTGAATTGTTTCATTTCACTTCACCATTTGACGATGTCGATATTTTTTATCAAGAATGGTACAAGGATTATAAAACTATTGCTACCGTATATGACTTAATTCCCTTAATATTTAATAAGCATTATCTTTGTAATCCTGAAATAAAAGCGTGGTACATGAGAAGGTTGGAATTCCTAAAAAGTGTAGATCGATTTGTTGCTATTTCGAATAGTGTAAAAAATGATATGGTAAATTTTTTGGGGATTCTTGATAAACAGATTGATGTTATTTATGCTGGGGTAGATAGTGATTTTAAATCGATTAATGTAGCGGAAAAAGATATCGAGAAAATAAAAATTTCTTATGGAATTACAAAACCTTTTATTATGTGTACCGGAGGAGTAGATTTTCGGAAAAATATTGAAGGACTGATAGAGGCGTACTCACTTCTTCCTCAGGTATTAAGAAATAAATTTCAGCTTGTTATCGTTTGCAAAGTAACGGATTCTGAAGCTGCATGGTTTCGGACTCTAGCAGAAAAGTTTGACTTGCAAAATCAGTTAATATTAACAAATTTTGTTCCAAAAAAAGATCTAATTTTGCTATATAATATTGCAACAATTTTTGCGTTTCCATCCAAATATGAGGGTTTTGGATTGCCGGTATTGGAAGCACTTTCCTGTGGGCTTCCGGTTTTAGCATCAAATGTTTCCTCTATACCAGAAATAGTTGGGGATGCAGGGATTTTAGTAAACCCTGATTCAGTAGAAGATATAGCAAAAGGGATAACCCGACTACTTGAGGAACCAAATTTAAGAGATGAACTTAAATTTAAGGCTATTGAACAGTCGAAGAAGTTTAGCTGGCAAAAAACCTCTGAGTTATTACTTGAATCGTATAGTAAGTTGAGGCAAGTTGATCCTGGAAGAAACTTTATTGAAAAGATAAAAAAACGTATTGCGTTTTTTTCGCCGTTAAGACCTATAAACTCTGGAATATCAGATTATAGTGAAGAACTGTTGAAAGAACTAAAAAATTACTATGATATCGATCTGATAATTGATGACTATACACCGTCGAATGCTTTTATTAAAGCACACTTTAATATTATCAATGCAATAGAGTTCCAACCCCAAAAATATGAAACGATTATTTACCAAATTGGAAATAGTACTTATCACACATACATGTTTCCTTTTATGGAAGTTTATCCAGGAATTACGGTACTCCATGATGCCAATCTTCATGGGTTAATGTATCACATTGGGATAAGCGGGAAAAAAGAGGTTTATATAAATGAAATGGAGTATTGTTATGGTGAACTTGGAAAAGAGGAAGCTATTCAAGTTTTGAGTGGTCAATTACCGCCGCGGTTTGAGGAACTTTCATTATTACAACGGGTAATTGATAATTCCAAGGCCATTATAGTACACAGTCGTATGACATCTGGTAATTTAGCTGTTCAATATTCAAACATACCTATTTATTATGTGCCTATGGGTGTTGATCCTGTGAACGTCTTAAATAGTGAAGAAAAAGAAAATATAAAAAAGAGTTTAGGATATAATGACCATTTAATTATTGGAACTTTTGGAATTATAGCACCTTCGAAACGAATTCGTGAACTTATAGTTGCATATGCCGAAAGCCTACCGTTATTTCAAACAAAAACAAAATTATTAATCGTAGGGCAGTGCGATGAAAGTTATAAAGAAGAATTAAACAGATGTATCAAGGATTTACGATTAGAGTCAAATATTTTGATTGCAGGAGAAGTTTCTAAAGAGAAATATGATCAGTATCTTATGATAAGTGATATTGCTGTGTCACTTCGATATCCCCATAAAGGTGAAACTTCAGCCGCTTTAATTCGTGCGATTAGTGCAGCTAAACCAATTATTGTTACCAATATTGGAACATTAGGCCAGATACCTGATGATTTTAGTATTAAGGTTTCTTATAATGATCAAGAAATATTGACAATAAAAGAAGCTTTAGTAACGCTTGTGAATGATGTTACATTGCGAGAAAAAATGTCCAATAAAGCACTGGGATTTTTCCGGGAAAATCACCTTGTAAAACAATCAGCATATTGTTACAAAGAAATTATTGATTTACAAGAAAGGGTGTCAATTAATAAAAAGTTAGATAGTTCTGTAATTACTAGAGTTTCTGAAGAGTATAAGAAGCATTCGAATACTATTTCGAGACAAGATTTAAATAGGCTAGCTCGTTTGTTAATGCGTTTAAATGTAAGTGTCTTGGGGGATAAATAA
- a CDS encoding class I SAM-dependent methyltransferase yields the protein MEQDHMSFNEIVKYLETEFAKNNISVHENKNISVSVSDDHSFIKKQAYDNWEVHSLFQSLGENPPKNKFKRIIKRLSRKTMRWILDPLTRRINFFNHSIINWLEIQENTQNDLRHQLSKEINSLQKDVYDLRNSELKNTQEKLKILEDSIIDKYEPAISSLQEKLSSLEESIIGNCKSAISSLQEELTALNTSVLQLKDPYQHINQLNQRQGFFTWRVGYENAPIVFDLDLGKNHQYNVAFVNERILELPFVIHHLDKSAVKILDVGHCESYLPLYLASLGKKVVGIDIREYPFEHPNLYSIKGDIRSNILQENSFDSVIALSTIEHIGIASHYGDRTQSDLDGDRNAILEIYRLLKPGGQLVLTVPFGNGVGTSWYRVYTPESIRTLINGFNLEIMQHFAYSIADLGWKEVTESDAGIVDSSEKTMCVCLLSLRKPN from the coding sequence ATGGAACAAGACCATATGTCATTTAATGAAATAGTTAAATATCTGGAAACAGAATTTGCTAAAAATAATATCTCTGTTCATGAAAATAAAAACATATCAGTTTCAGTATCAGATGATCACTCATTTATTAAAAAACAAGCCTATGATAATTGGGAAGTGCATTCACTTTTTCAATCACTAGGTGAAAACCCACCTAAAAATAAATTTAAAAGGATCATAAAACGATTATCAAGGAAGACTATGCGATGGATATTAGATCCGTTAACACGCCGTATCAATTTTTTTAATCATTCAATTATTAATTGGCTTGAGATTCAAGAAAATACGCAAAATGACCTAAGACACCAGTTATCTAAAGAAATTAACAGTCTCCAAAAAGATGTTTATGATTTAAGAAACTCTGAATTAAAAAATACACAAGAAAAACTCAAAATTTTGGAAGATTCTATAATCGATAAATATGAACCAGCGATTTCTTCTTTGCAAGAAAAACTATCAAGTTTAGAAGAATCTATAATTGGTAATTGTAAATCAGCTATTTCGTCTTTACAAGAAGAGTTGACTGCGTTAAATACAAGTGTTTTACAGCTAAAAGATCCCTACCAACATATTAATCAATTAAATCAAAGGCAAGGATTTTTTACTTGGAGAGTAGGTTATGAGAATGCTCCCATAGTATTTGACCTTGATTTAGGTAAAAATCATCAGTACAACGTGGCATTTGTAAATGAACGAATTTTGGAATTACCGTTTGTAATTCATCATTTAGATAAATCGGCAGTCAAAATCTTAGATGTCGGACATTGTGAAAGCTATTTACCTTTATACCTTGCAAGTCTAGGTAAAAAGGTCGTTGGTATTGATATTCGGGAATATCCTTTTGAACATCCGAATTTATATTCAATAAAGGGTGATATACGATCAAATATTCTTCAAGAGAATAGTTTTGATTCAGTAATTGCTTTATCGACAATTGAACACATTGGAATAGCCTCTCATTATGGTGATCGCACTCAAAGTGATCTGGATGGCGATAGGAACGCAATTCTTGAAATATATCGTCTCTTAAAACCAGGAGGCCAACTAGTACTGACGGTTCCTTTCGGAAATGGTGTAGGTACATCTTGGTATAGGGTTTATACTCCTGAATCAATAAGAACATTGATAAATGGTTTTAATTTGGAAATAATGCAACACTTTGCATATAGTATTGCCGATCTGGGATGGAAAGAAGTAACTGAAAGTGATGCGGGCATTGTTGATTCAAGTGAAAAAACAATGTGTGTTTGTTTATTAAGTTTAAGGAAACCTAACTGA
- a CDS encoding glycosyltransferase family 4 protein: MRIGVDARPLSGNRTGIGNYTLQLLLNLVNQENPHEYFLFAHKEFDLPKELQCLQKVIRTARSGTLWMQYGLPFLLEKYKIDLFWGPNYTIPLLHLSPIKTVLTIHDMVSFIYPKTLPKKTVLHNLYALPLYVKNADWVITDSNSTMYDVQSFLGVNDDRISSLPLGVSESYFKKRANSKNVINSYGLIPNQFILYVGTIEPRKNLETIIKAYLEVNKKLEFLPDLVIIGKKGWGYDSFFDCVQSSKLNTKIHILEYISDEDLACFYQEALMMIYPSLYEGFGLPVLEAMASGLPVITSNVSSLPEVVGDAGLLVNPYSVSELSNAICLLVYDGNLRNEISGKARRRASSFSWKNTANKTREIFDHLLLNKKYGC, from the coding sequence ATGAGAATCGGTGTAGATGCTAGGCCTCTTTCTGGCAATAGGACAGGTATAGGCAACTATACTCTCCAACTATTACTTAATTTAGTGAATCAAGAAAACCCTCATGAGTATTTTTTATTCGCTCACAAGGAATTTGATTTACCGAAAGAATTGCAGTGCTTACAAAAAGTAATAAGGACTGCGCGATCAGGCACATTATGGATGCAGTATGGTCTGCCATTTTTACTTGAAAAATACAAAATCGATCTTTTTTGGGGACCGAATTACACAATACCGCTGTTACATCTATCGCCAATTAAGACTGTTCTTACAATACATGATATGGTTTCTTTTATATATCCAAAAACTTTACCGAAAAAAACTGTACTTCATAACTTATATGCTTTACCTTTATATGTTAAAAATGCGGATTGGGTAATTACCGACTCGAATTCTACGATGTATGATGTTCAAAGTTTTCTAGGAGTTAATGATGATCGGATATCGAGTTTACCTCTAGGTGTTTCTGAGAGTTATTTCAAGAAACGTGCAAATTCAAAAAATGTAATTAATTCTTATGGATTGATTCCGAATCAATTTATATTATATGTTGGAACAATTGAACCTAGAAAGAATTTAGAAACAATTATAAAAGCGTATTTGGAAGTTAATAAGAAATTAGAGTTTTTACCTGATCTCGTCATTATTGGAAAAAAAGGTTGGGGATACGATTCCTTCTTTGACTGTGTTCAGTCAAGTAAACTTAACACTAAAATTCATATATTAGAATATATATCAGATGAAGATTTAGCATGTTTCTATCAAGAAGCTTTGATGATGATTTATCCTTCTTTATATGAGGGATTTGGGTTGCCAGTATTGGAAGCAATGGCTTCAGGTCTACCTGTTATTACAAGCAATGTTTCGTCATTACCTGAAGTTGTCGGTGACGCTGGACTTTTGGTTAATCCTTATTCAGTATCTGAACTTTCGAATGCTATTTGTTTATTAGTTTATGATGGCAACTTACGAAATGAAATTTCGGGAAAAGCTAGAAGAAGGGCATCTTCTTTTTCGTGGAAGAATACAGCAAATAAAACTCGTGAAATTTTTGATCATTTATTATTGAACAAAAAATATGGATGTTGA
- a CDS encoding ABC transporter ATP-binding protein — METAIKVKNVTKKFRIYQEKNSTLKERLVYAGRTKFKEFFALDNVSVDIPKGKTVGLIGKNGSGKSTLLKLISRILYPNSGEIKVYGRVSSLLELGAGFHPDFTGRENIYMNASIMGLSKKEIDKKLNEIISFSELEDFIDNPVRSYSSGMYTRLAFSVAISVEPDILLIDEVLAVGDYSFQIKCLDRIKLLKNAGVTIVIVSHDHNVIKELCDLVVWLKHGKIMNYGNPNEVVEQYLEDLCKVNTSV; from the coding sequence ATGGAAACCGCAATTAAAGTAAAAAATGTAACAAAAAAGTTTCGGATATATCAAGAAAAAAATTCAACTTTAAAAGAACGCTTGGTTTATGCAGGTAGAACAAAGTTTAAAGAGTTCTTTGCCTTAGACAATGTTAGTGTTGATATACCTAAAGGAAAAACTGTTGGCTTAATTGGTAAAAATGGTTCTGGAAAAAGTACATTACTAAAGCTAATAAGCCGTATTTTATATCCAAACAGTGGAGAGATTAAGGTTTATGGACGTGTATCAAGCTTATTAGAGCTTGGGGCTGGATTTCATCCTGATTTTACAGGAAGAGAAAATATATATATGAATGCCTCAATTATGGGACTTTCAAAAAAAGAAATTGATAAAAAACTCAACGAAATTATTAGTTTTTCAGAATTAGAAGATTTTATTGACAATCCTGTCAGAAGTTATTCATCCGGAATGTATACACGTCTAGCTTTTTCAGTGGCAATCAGTGTAGAGCCTGATATTTTATTAATTGATGAGGTTTTAGCGGTTGGTGATTATTCGTTTCAAATAAAATGTCTAGATCGAATTAAGCTTTTAAAGAATGCTGGCGTAACAATTGTAATTGTATCACATGACCATAATGTGATAAAAGAATTGTGCGATTTAGTTGTTTGGTTAAAACATGGGAAAATTATGAATTATGGTAACCCAAACGAGGTAGTTGAACAATACTTAGAAGATCTTTGTAAGGTAAATACTAGTGTTTAA
- a CDS encoding ABC transporter permease, translated as MFYKFKEIYQYRQMLRSLILTDLRTRYKGSFLGFLWTFINPLLTLIVYTVIFSTIMRVNIAHYSMFMFVGLLPWIYFSTGLQNSAGSIIRQSNLVKKIYFPRIILPLATVGAALINYLLSLLIMIPALYTSGIFLKWIVIYFLLILLVETILTVSLSILISALNVYFRDLEHILGILLMVWFYFTPIIYVDKMIPEKYKMWFALNPLKPIIESYQNIFLYGVPPQLSSLTKIGLLSVIILIISILIFEKLQKWFAEEI; from the coding sequence ATGTTTTATAAGTTTAAAGAAATATATCAGTATCGACAAATGCTCAGAAGCCTAATTCTTACAGATTTACGTACAAGATATAAAGGGTCCTTTTTGGGTTTTTTATGGACATTTATTAATCCATTACTCACATTGATAGTTTATACAGTGATATTTTCAACTATTATGCGTGTGAATATCGCACATTACTCAATGTTTATGTTTGTAGGGCTACTTCCTTGGATATATTTTTCAACTGGATTACAAAACAGTGCTGGATCAATTATTAGACAGAGTAATCTTGTTAAAAAGATATATTTTCCTAGAATTATTTTACCATTAGCTACTGTAGGAGCTGCGTTAATTAATTACTTATTATCGCTTTTAATTATGATACCGGCACTTTATACATCAGGTATTTTTTTAAAGTGGATAGTAATTTATTTTTTATTAATATTACTTGTAGAAACAATTTTGACGGTAAGTCTTTCTATTTTAATATCAGCTTTGAATGTTTATTTTCGCGATCTGGAACATATACTGGGTATTTTATTGATGGTTTGGTTTTATTTTACACCTATTATTTATGTTGATAAAATGATACCTGAAAAATATAAAATGTGGTTTGCATTAAATCCACTTAAGCCAATAATTGAATCATATCAAAATATATTTCTTTACGGCGTTCCTCCTCAATTATCGTCCTTAACTAAGATCGGATTGTTAAGTGTGATTATACTTATTATAAGTATATTAATATTTGAAAAATTACAAAAATGGTTTGCTGAGGAAATTTAA